The genomic stretch GTGAGTCCAAGGATATAATCATGGTCATCAGCTGAAATGAATACAGGAAAACTACCTATATCTCTAACAAGCTTTAAAACAATTCTCTTTTTCTCTTCTGTAAGATTATTCTCCTCTGTGAGAACAAAAATTTTACCATCAAATAGATGTGAATCTATGTTTTTTATTCCACCCTTCTCTTTCCCTGCAATGGGATGTCCACCGATAAAGAATGAATCCACCTTTCTCATCTCATCAACAACAACTCTCTTTGTGCTTCCTGTGTCCATAAGAATTGAATCTTTATAAAATTTATCCCTGTTTTCTCTTATAAAATAAGGTATGAATTGGACAGGAATTGAGATGACAACTATATCTGATTTTAATCCCTCCTCAATTGAAAGAGATTTGTCAATTGCACCAACCTCTAAAGCTTCCCTCACAACATCTCCATCTATATCGTATCCATATCTTAACCACTTTCCCTTTAAGGAAAGCCCAAGAGACCCTCCTATAAGCCCAAGACCTATTATAAAGATGCTAAAGAATGAATCTTCCAATTGCTTCACTTATCACCTTCCCCTTTCTCATTAGTTCCTTGAATTGATGGGGATACAATGATTGGAAACCATCAGACAGAGCTTTTTCCGGTTCATGATGAACTTCCACAAGAAGACCATCAGCCCCAGCAGCAATTGAGGCAAGAGAAACTGGAATGACAAGTTCCCTTTTTCCTGTGGCGTGTGATGGATCAACAACTACAGGGAGGTGTGTTATTGATTTTAAAATAGGTATAGCAGATATATCAAGGGTATTCCTTGTGT from Caldisericia bacterium encodes the following:
- a CDS encoding prephenate dehydrogenase, giving the protein MKQLEDSFFSIFIIGLGLIGGSLGLSLKGKWLRYGYDIDGDVVREALEVGAIDKSLSIEEGLKSDIVVISIPVQFIPYFIRENRDKFYKDSILMDTGSTKRVVVDEMRKVDSFFIGGHPIAGKEKGGIKNIDSHLFDGKIFVLTEENNLTEEKKRIVLKLVRDIGSFPVFISADDHDYILGLTSHLPYVVSLSLFYYLMKKEKDKDNIFKFAGSGLRDTTRISSGDPVMSYGMIKTNLDHVKRFVSEYIDTLEEVIDVIEKGKFKELAEKVKERRDKIW